The DNA segment AAGATCTAACGTCTGAGGCTGATGAAGCAGGTCGGAGGATAAGCGATTTACGTTCTAATCTAGATAACCTTTACGTTAAGCTTGATAATCTTTTGAAAATTAAAGAAGATCTTGAAAACCTTTCAACAGATCTCGGGGAGATCAAGGAACTGGTGACTGAGAATGGGGATGAAATTGATGCCCTAACGACAGATTTTGAAATTGTAAATGAGTCTCTCACAGAATTATCAGCGACATTAACACAGGTCGATGAGATCACCGCCGGGGTGACGCAGGGGGTCACTGCAATCGTCAGGTCCACTCCCGCCAGTGTCTATGAATCCGTAAGAAAGTCAGTAGTTCATATCAGAACTGACACGGGACAAGGCTCAGGCTTTGTATGGAAAACCAATAAGTATATCCTAACAAACTGGCACGTAGTAAATGAGACCGATACTGTCACTGCGGAGTTTTACGATGGAACACGAAGATCTGCGACAGTCATCGGACTCGATGCATACTCCGATGTGGCAGTCCTCCTCATCTCCGGAGTGCCCAATGGAACGGTCCCACTAGAGCTTGGGAACAGCTCAGGGATCTATGTCGGGCAACAGGTAGTGGCAATTGGAAATCCTATGGGAAATGCGGGGAGCCTCTCCTCTGGGTTAGTCAGCCAGGTGAATGAGAAGATTGACCTACCCCCCCTGATAAGCCCCGTCCTACAACTTGATGTCACAATAGCCCCAGGTAGCTCAGGAGGACCCCTCCTAGATCTCCAAAGTAAAGTTCTCGGTATAACCAACGCTGGAACAATTTTCGGGTACAACTTTGCTATCCCTTCTAACGTCGTAAAAAGAGTCGCCGAATCGATAGTATCCACGGGGGAGTTCAAACATCCTTTAGTGGGATTCTGGGGGACTGAGCTGACACCAGAGGTGGTTGAAGAGTATAATCTAGTTAACGTCGACTTATACCAGAACGGGATACTTATCACAAGAGTGAGGGAGGGTTTTCCCGCTGCCGAGGCTGGGCTGAGGCCTTTCGAAAAAACCATTGACCGCGAAGGATTCACAGCATATATCGCGAGAGATATAATAATCGCTGTCGACGGGATAACCCTGAAAAACTGGAGCGATTGGCACGTATATTTTGCTGAGAAAGTCTCTCCAGACCAAACCATCATTATGACCCTGCTGCGAGACGGCTTACTCGAGAAAATAGAGCTAACCACTACTTACAGGGATCCATATGAGTGAAAACAAGAACTAAAGAAACGTTTTTTCTTCAGGGTCTAGTAAACCCAGCTAACACTGATTTAGACATTTAGCAAATATTCGAGGGAGCAAATATGAATAACCAAGGTCTCTGTAGATTAAGTTCAACCAAATGCCCCGTATTAAAAATCTAGCAGATACAATCGGAGATCAATTAATCAATTCCTACGGAATTAGGAACGACATCGATTAGCTGGAAAGCATTAATTCCATCGAAATTAATATTCCCTATATGCCTCGGATAGGGGATGCCCAATACAACTCAGGTTGAATGCTTTATACCATCCAAAGGGAGATCTGTGTGTCTCAAGGCCCTCTTTAACAAGCTTATCAGATAGTCCGGTTATGAACTCCTTAGCGAGCCGGGCCGAGCCTAGATTCTTAGAAAGATGTGCATATGGGTAAAGAAGGATCCTTTTGCACCCGATTCGGGAGACGTCAACCTTTACGTTTTTTACAAATAATCCCATGATCTCGTCCCAATTATGCTCGTCCTTTTTCTCGAAACACGTGAAACAAACCAGAACGTCCTCAAGCTTTTCCTCTTTTTGGTTGGCAGGCTGCTCAGCCACCGGCGTTTCCTTCCTTATTTGATAACTGAAATCCTTACAATGTACCTGAAGAACCCTCAACGCGATCCAGTTTCAAGACAGCTATAAATGTATTATACTTTTTCCATTTTCATCGCACGCGCGGCATCTTTTTTCTTTCTAGTGGCAAGTTTTTCTACGAGGGCAAGACCTCTCTTTCCCTCTTTTAATGGCTTGACTTCAACTAGCCCAGCCTTTTGGGCAGCTCCGAGTGCTTCTTCACCAATATCCGTCCTAACAATTACGGTAGACCAGCCTTCGGGAGAGCCGACATTGCCAACGGAAAGATCAGCGAATTCGGCTGAAAAGTCCCCGCATGTGTGGCAACATTGACGGACTAAACTCTTTACAGCAGCAATCTCTACGTTGTGAATTTCCTCTCCATCTTGGAGCGCTATGAATCTACCTTTCTGAATCTGAAACTTTTCGACCTTGGCCGCATCGATTCCTTCGCCCTCAAGGTAATCCATAAAGTTGGAATAATCAAATGTCTCCATACAAAAGACGCCAACCCTTAGGCCAACCGTGTTCTTAATTCTTTTGTCAGACCAGGGATCACTCTCGATGTTCCTAATGCCCTTCATCTGACAGGAGGTCCCTACAAGTGCAATATTTTCCAGGGCATATTCCTGTATTGCGGAAGCTACACCAACGAGGGATGGGCTATTCGTGTACTTTGTTCCTGCGCCCTCCAGGATCCCCTCCTTCGAAGTTACAACAATGGGTTTAACCGCCCATGGTCTATCTTCCTCGAACCCCGCAACTACTGCCCCGTCACCATCGTCGGATAGGAACTGATATAGAATCGCTGTAACCGCACCACCGTCTTGGGCATTATTGAGGACCTCGTCGTATTTCGACTTAACCGCATAGATTGCTTTATGGACTCCAATTGGGGCCTCTTCCTCAGTTCTGGTTCTTCCAAAAATCCCCTCCTCCATCTCTGCGATATCAAATGACGCTACTGGGCAGTTCCAGTAACATAACTGGCAGGAAATACAGAGACCAACAAGTTTTGGAGTTCCATCTATAATCTTAACCGTGTTCACGGGGCATACGGCGTCACATCCCCCACAAGTGACACATGTTTTCTTCCTGATGACCTCGGCCACAAGGTTACCGAAGATCTTAGGTCTTTCGCTCAAAGGAGATCAGAGAGGGATTACAATGTAAATATAAAAACGTGCTCCTTATCGTTTCGAAAAAGCGTTATAACTAATAGCATTGCCCAGGCTTCAAATATCCGCCTTAATAGTTGCTTGCATTGAGCTCGTACAATTCAGATGGTTATAAAGTTCGAATAAATTTCTAGATTAGCCTATCCCCAAATGAAGGAAGTGAAAAATTTCAGATAACCTAGACCTATTAATATAGGCTAAATTTTCTTTCGCGCGCGAATCAAATATATAGTCTATTCAGATACTGCTTCTATCCATGAACAGAGAATGGGCCGTTTTGAACGGTCGACATTACATCATTTATTAATTTATTCAGAAAATGTTGTTTAGAGAATAGGTAGACCGATCAGATTTGTTTAACTCCAGCGAGATCAGGCGGCTCATCAAAGAGAGACAGCTCATCACCGGGTACATCGACCTAGAGATTCAGCTCCAGCCTACAGGTTTTGATCTCAGTCTTAGAGCAGTCCAAAGATACAAGGGAGGGGGAAAAGTTGATTTTTCTAACCTGGAGAGGGAGATTGCCCGCAAAGAGCTTCTGGAGCCAGACACGGATGACTGGTATAACCTGGAGGTGGGCTGCTATACTATCGTCTACAACGAGGTTGTGAAGATCCCCCTTGATGTCGTTGCCATGGCCCGGAGCAGAAGTACCCTGTTGCGGAATGGGGCTACGGTGCAAACCGCGATCTGGGATCCCGGATACCAAGGCAGGAGCAGCAGTCTGCTTGTCGTAAGCAACCCCAACGGGATAAGGCTCAAGAGAGATGCTCGGCTGACCCAGCTCGTCTTCTTCGGGACTGATAAGGTTCAAAGGGGATATGATGGGATCTATCAAGGTGAGAGGATGACCCGTTAAGGGTTTAGGCGTATGTGTTAGGAAGAAACGCTCTCCCACCACATATAGATAAAAAGCAAGGAGCTCTGGGGTGTAAACATTATACCTTCTGAATCACCACTGGAATATTCACAGACTACATGGCTCCTAATCGTTCCTGCATGATCATCAGGATGATTGAGGTGAAGCCTAACAGGACCCACTTCAAAGAGTCATTATAGATAAGTAACTAGGACTATACTCGCGCTCTTTCTGCCCATGCAGCAATCGTGAGTAAAAAGAGCTCTGTAAAAGGTTTAGGTATAGGAGGTGATGCTCGCGTCGGTTCTAGACATCCAGTCCTTATCTTATGCTTTTTAAATGCCATCCTCTATGTCTTCTTGATTTACATGTCCAAACCTAAGAGCATTTTCATATCCATAGACATGGAGGGGATAAGTGGCATCGTCGACTGGAATCAGGTCGGGGGAAATACCGGTGAATACACCTATGGCCGAAAGCTTATGGTAGGCGACCTAAACGCCGCCATTGAAGGAGCCTTCGCCGCTGGGGCTGAGGAGGTTGTGGTCTCCGACGCCCACGGAGGGATGAAAAATCTTCAACCTATGGAAGTCCACAGTGACGCGCATCTCATCCGTGGTTCCCCAAAACCTGGTGCAATGATGGAAGGAATAGACAACCATTATGATGCGGCCCTCTATGTTGGCTACCATGCCATGAAGGGTACAGAGAAGGCCATTCTTGCCCACACTATATCAGGGAGAAGCGTGAACGGAGTCTGGATCAATGGAAAGGAAACCGGGGAGTTTGGTCTCAACTCTGCTCTTGCCGGATGTTATGGAGTTCCCTCTGTATTTGTCTCAG comes from the Candidatus Bathyarchaeota archaeon genome and includes:
- a CDS encoding threonyl-tRNA synthetase editing domain-containing protein; translated protein: MRVLQVHCKDFSYQIRKETPVAEQPANQKEEKLEDVLVCFTCFEKKDEHNWDEIMGLFVKNVKVDVSRIGCKRILLYPYAHLSKNLGSARLAKEFITGLSDKLVKEGLETHRSPFGWYKAFNLSCIGHPLSEAYREY
- a CDS encoding trypsin-like peptidase domain-containing protein; the protein is MSQSSKKFSIAIFVIALLFLSYSVYIFYKTDSLQNEKVEDLTSEADEAGRRISDLRSNLDNLYVKLDNLLKIKEDLENLSTDLGEIKELVTENGDEIDALTTDFEIVNESLTELSATLTQVDEITAGVTQGVTAIVRSTPASVYESVRKSVVHIRTDTGQGSGFVWKTNKYILTNWHVVNETDTVTAEFYDGTRRSATVIGLDAYSDVAVLLISGVPNGTVPLELGNSSGIYVGQQVVAIGNPMGNAGSLSSGLVSQVNEKIDLPPLISPVLQLDVTIAPGSSGGPLLDLQSKVLGITNAGTIFGYNFAIPSNVVKRVAESIVSTGEFKHPLVGFWGTELTPEVVEEYNLVNVDLYQNGILITRVREGFPAAEAGLRPFEKTIDREGFTAYIARDIIIAVDGITLKNWSDWHVYFAEKVSPDQTIIMTLLRDGLLEKIELTTTYRDPYE
- a CDS encoding M55 family metallopeptidase → MSKPKSIFISIDMEGISGIVDWNQVGGNTGEYTYGRKLMVGDLNAAIEGAFAAGAEEVVVSDAHGGMKNLQPMEVHSDAHLIRGSPKPGAMMEGIDNHYDAALYVGYHAMKGTEKAILAHTISGRSVNGVWINGKETGEFGLNSALAGCYGVPSVFVSGDAAVAEEVKSFVPNITTAVVKWAVGRRAAKCLHPKKAHTLIKKKVTHALANIEHVDPYKIDEPLEFMLKFESSVVGDIVALLPYIERIDGRTVKAVFDDYPTAIKALRGAIYLGGVTARK
- a CDS encoding deoxyuridine 5'-triphosphate nucleotidohydrolase — encoded protein: MFNSSEIRRLIKERQLITGYIDLEIQLQPTGFDLSLRAVQRYKGGGKVDFSNLEREIARKELLEPDTDDWYNLEVGCYTIVYNEVVKIPLDVVAMARSRSTLLRNGATVQTAIWDPGYQGRSSSLLVVSNPNGIRLKRDARLTQLVFFGTDKVQRGYDGIYQGERMTR
- a CDS encoding Coenzyme F420 hydrogenase/dehydrogenase, beta subunit C-terminal domain, with the protein product MSERPKIFGNLVAEVIRKKTCVTCGGCDAVCPVNTVKIIDGTPKLVGLCISCQLCYWNCPVASFDIAEMEEGIFGRTRTEEEAPIGVHKAIYAVKSKYDEVLNNAQDGGAVTAILYQFLSDDGDGAVVAGFEEDRPWAVKPIVVTSKEGILEGAGTKYTNSPSLVGVASAIQEYALENIALVGTSCQMKGIRNIESDPWSDKRIKNTVGLRVGVFCMETFDYSNFMDYLEGEGIDAAKVEKFQIQKGRFIALQDGEEIHNVEIAAVKSLVRQCCHTCGDFSAEFADLSVGNVGSPEGWSTVIVRTDIGEEALGAAQKAGLVEVKPLKEGKRGLALVEKLATRKKKDAARAMKMEKV